A segment of the Agarivorans albus genome:
AACAAATTAGGATTGATTCTTTTAGCGGTTTGTCAGCATTGAGAATACGCAGACTGGTTGCTTCAGGTACCGATATTCCCAACCATTCAATAAACTCTAGGGTTTTAGCACTACCACAGGGTGAAAAGGTAAGAATGATCCGCTGCGGTTTTTGCTGGCTCGCGGCACACTCATGGGCATAACGGGTTAGCATATCGATAGTAGCTTGAGCGTTATATACCGCCTGAGTCACAAAGTACTGGCAGCCTTGGTGTGTTTTATGGATTAACCTAGCATGTTCATCACCTTTCTTGGCGTGCCGCTCAGCGATGGTTACTCCACCTAAATAAAACTCTGGTGCATGACTTGCGATTGCTTTGTAGGCATCGGCCAAACTTAATTGAATATCATTGGTTGCCGCAGGGCTGCCTACTAACACCAAGTCGCGAATTTCAAACTGGTGCCATGCTTCTTTTAACCAATTTACAAAATCTTGTTCGTTTCGTTGAGAGACACTTTTGTAAGTAATTACCGAGCGTTCACTTTTATGCATTAGCAGTTGCGCGTACATACGCGGATCATGTGTTTGCATGAAAGGAAATGGGCGAGGCTTGTCGATGCGGCTGCTTTCATCTTGAATGTCGTAAACAATTAGGCCGTCATACTCAATTTCATCTAAACGAGACAGCAATTTATCTGCAATGTCGCTGACTTTTTCGATATCGGTATTTTGTTTAGGGGGAGTGGTACCTATGAAGTAAACCCCATGGAAAGGGTCACTAGAAATCTGCTCAAGTGTTTTACGCATGTTGTGTTTGCTTTATTTATTTAGTTAGCGATATTTTCGCATAGCTTTGAGCTGCAGGTCTAACTTTCTGAGTTAGGCTGCTAATTCAAAGCGATTACGATGAGGTGGGGAAGTATTACCACTTTTTCTTGGGTTGAAACAATACATCTAACTCGTCAGTTTCTTTTTCTGCTAAGTTTTCTGCTTCTTGTTTGCTGTCGGATTTAAGCTTGTCGCTCATTTCTTGGTTCATCCGGCGCATGTCTTGTAGTTTTTGTTCTAGGTAGGCATCGCGGTCAGAAATATTGCTCAAGGCTGATATTCCTTTATTAAGCAATTGGCGAGCCGTGCCCCATTGGCGCAGCGCTTGGGCTTCTACAGCGCGCTTAAGGGCGTTTTCGATGTTCACTTTTAGCTGCATTAACTCTAAGCGTCGGTCTTCTAGTACAAACACTTGAGTGTTTAAACGACCTTTTGCATGTTCTGAGCGTACTACCGCACGAATTTTTTTAATGATTTGCAGCATTTGCAGAGCATCTTTATCAGTATCAGGGGCTCTAAAAGCACTGTCACTGATGTCGCCTGCATTTTTTATTTGGCTTAGTTGACCTTTGGTTGCGCGAATACGGTTATTTAAGCCTTTAACGCTAGGGTCAGTGGTTCTAATTTGATTGAGGGCTTCTAACATTCGTTTATGCAGCAGCTCTACCAATTCTTTGCTGTAAGGCAAAATAGAGGAATGCAGTAGCAACTCTTCCGTTTCGTTAATAATTGCCTTTTGCTTGGCAATTGCTAAACGGCGTTCGGTTTCTTGCTTCTGTTTAAATTGTTGAACCATGTTGTAGGCGATGACTAAAAATAACAACGCGCCTATGCCAAGCAATACTAAGGTAAATACCATACTTAAACCGAAAAAATATCCTAAGTGTTTGTGCTACGGGAGATATAAACTAAAACGGCTACCACCTAAAGAACTGCCATTTTCTAGTTTTATTTTACCTTCCTTGCCCGAATTTATATGTGCTTTAGCGATCAATTTTGCGAAAAATAAACCTAAACCGCTACGATTTTTAACAAAATTTATTTGCGAAGCTACTTCTATATTTGCCAAGTCGATAATGTCCTGGGGAAATCCATCACCATCATCATCAATTTGGATGCATAAATAGTTATCGGCTTGTTTTGCAGATATTTTAATTTGTTTTTTTGAATAGCGAAGCGCATTCACCACAATATCATTAAGTAGGTAGTCCACCAGTACGCCATCAAAGTACCAACTTAGTGAAGGTTCCACATCTATTTCAACCTTCATTTCTGCTTGTTCGATGAAGGTTTGGTTCTTGTAATAAATGTCGTTGAGCAAGTCTTCTAGGTACTGCTCTTCAATGGTCATTGGCATTTGTTCTTTTTCGAAACGATAAAGCGCCAATAACTGCATCAAGCTTCCGTTTAAGCGTGACACTTCGTAATGCAAGCGCGACAGTTCTTCGCTGTCTTCTCTGCCCATTTGCTTTGAGCGTAAGGCGATGGATTCTGTTGACTGAGTCAGCATACATAGCGAATTTTTCATATCGTGAACTGCAGTGGCTAAAACTGATGAAAAATCTAGCTTGTCGTTTACTGGCATGTGTAGTCCTTATAAGCACGTTGTTGCAGTGTAACCGAAGCCCAGCTTTGTCGCAAAATCAACTACTTCCAAAATACTATTAAGATTACATAGTGAGCTGGTAATAAACCTGTCATGGCATTTTGCTAGATGTAACTTGCCAATTATAGCAAGCGAGGACGCGATGCAAGGCCAGAGTGAATTCCCAGAGATGGATCAGCTGCTTAACATTCTTCAGCTGTTTCCAAATAAGCTTAAAGTAGAGTTACTGTGTGAAGTAAACAGCAACACTAATGACTCTTATCCTGTTCATGCAATTAGCCTGGGTAATGCCTCAATTGATAAACCTGGAGTATTGTTTGTAGGTGGGGTTCACGGTGTTGAACGTATTGGTAGTCAAGTAGTGTTGTCTTTTTTAGCCAGCCTGCTAAACCGGCTTGATTGGGACACACAACTACAGTACCTCCTCAATAACTGCTACCTTGGTTTTGTACCTATCGTAAACCCTAGTGGCATGGTTATGCAGCGAAGAGCTAACGCTAATGGCGTAGACTTAATGCGTAACTCGCCAAGTATCGCTACCGATGGCGCAAGCTTTATGGTTGGAGGGCAGC
Coding sequences within it:
- a CDS encoding sensor histidine kinase codes for the protein MPVNDKLDFSSVLATAVHDMKNSLCMLTQSTESIALRSKQMGREDSEELSRLHYEVSRLNGSLMQLLALYRFEKEQMPMTIEEQYLEDLLNDIYYKNQTFIEQAEMKVEIDVEPSLSWYFDGVLVDYLLNDIVVNALRYSKKQIKISAKQADNYLCIQIDDDGDGFPQDIIDLANIEVASQINFVKNRSGLGLFFAKLIAKAHINSGKEGKIKLENGSSLGGSRFSLYLP
- a CDS encoding methylenetetrahydrofolate reductase — protein: MRKTLEQISSDPFHGVYFIGTTPPKQNTDIEKVSDIADKLLSRLDEIEYDGLIVYDIQDESSRIDKPRPFPFMQTHDPRMYAQLLMHKSERSVITYKSVSQRNEQDFVNWLKEAWHQFEIRDLVLVGSPAATNDIQLSLADAYKAIASHAPEFYLGGVTIAERHAKKGDEHARLIHKTHQGCQYFVTQAVYNAQATIDMLTRYAHECAASQQKPQRIILTFSPCGSAKTLEFIEWLGISVPEATSLRILNADKPLKESILICYNNLVQILEAVLPLGIPLGLNIESLTNRKEEIDAAILLYKLLKATMDKKLAQLQLNS